Part of the Archangium lipolyticum genome, TCTCGGAGAAGAAGTTCGGGTTCTTCCAGGACGACGCGCAGCTGGCGCGCGAGGTGTACGGCAAGCTGGGATTGGTGGAGCGCGAGCCATACGTCTTCAGCCGGCACCCGCTGGCCTTCCTCGTCGAGGCCGCGGATGACATCTGCTACGCCATCATCGACCTGGAGGACTCGGGGAAGCTGGGCCTCATCCCCATGGAGACCGTCTGCTCGCTGATGGAGGACGTGGCGGCGCTCCAGCCAAGCTTCAAGCCCTTGAAGGACAGGGTGGACTGGGAGTCGCGGCTGGGGCGGGCCCGGGCCGGGGCCATCTTCGCGCTCATCCAGGAGTGTGTGACGGCGTTCGCCGAGCATGTCATCGCGATGGAAGCGGGAAGCTTCGAGCAATCGCTGGTGTCGGCACGGCCGGAGGCGGGCGAGCGGCTGAAGACGATCACGAACATCACTCGCGAGAAGGGGTACTGGAGCGAACGGGTGCTGCAGATCGAAGCCGCGGGCTTCCGGACGCTGGGAGGTCTGTTGGACAGGTTCGCGCCCGCGGTGCTGGCGGACAGACCGAACCGGGAAGAGGAGAAGTTGCGGCAGTTGCTGCCCCTGGAGTTCTTCCAGCGCCCGGGCCCGTACGTGGAGAGCCGGAAGGAAGCCATCGAGCGGCTCAATCCCTACCAGCGGCTGCTGTGCGTGACGGACTACGTGTCCGGGATGACGGATGGCTTCGCGGTGGACCTGTACCAGCGGCTCTCGGGAATCAAGCTGCCGGGCTGAGGCTCAAACCTCCATGAAGCCAAGGCCGCTCAGGCCCTCTTCCTCCAGGGCCAGCTTGAAACGCTCGGAGACGATGAGGGCCCCCTGCCAACCCCAGGGACGGAAGATGTTGGCGTCCCCGATCTTCTCCGGGTCCACCTTCATCCCGACGACGTTGCGGTAGTGGCCCACCTTCTCGGGCACTCCGTGCCTGGGCTCCCAGAAGGTCACCTCTTCGCACCGGGACTCATCGATGCATTTGATGACGCGAAGGGGATTGAGGACGAAGTAGGGCTCCGGGTGTTCTTCCACCCGAGCCGGGATGAACTGCACTTCGTGCTGGATGCCCAGCCGCTCACAGAGGGCGACGAAGCGGCCGTTGACGACGGGGACGTTGAGGCCCGTCAGGCTGAAGTCCAGCGCGTGCCCTTGCTGACCCAGGAGGAGGACGAGGGGCTTCTCCGTGGCGAAAACCAATCCTTGATGCAGCCGCCAGGGGATGACCTGCTGCCCCTGCTCATCCCTTGGACCCTTCACATGCCAGCGCCCAGGGATGTGCACGTCGTCAATCAGGCGAAAGTATCGAGCAGGGTGTCTCATGTTCGCCGAGGACCCGAAGAGAGGACCTGCCGTGACCACGTCCATCGGAAATCGGAATGCCGCCTCCATGGCCGCGACGAAAGCCCGCGCGTCCTCCACGGAAAAGCGTGTGAGCGCCGGGTCCGGCGGAAGGTGCTTGAAGGTGAGCACGAGTCCGCGCCCGTATGGCGGGCCGTGGTGTTCGCGCACCGCCACGGACTCCAGCACGTGGAGGCGCGACTCGACGTCAGGTGGAACTGCTCGGACCGGGAGCGGTAACAGGAGCAGCAGGCAGAGGGTGAGGACGGCTCGCTGCGGCATGAGAGCTCTCATTGCCCAGCGTAGCAGCGAAGCCGCTTGCCCGTTGTTTCGTTCGAGCAGCCGCCGGAGCGGGTTCACTCCTCCCCTATCGAGTCCGCGCACGGGCGGGAGGCACCACTTCGATCTCCGTCACCGGATTGCCGCGCGTGTAGAGGCTGGCGGAGGCGCGTACGACGGTGCCCTCCTGGATGCTCTGCAGCGACACCTGCTGTCCCTGGCGCAAGACAC contains:
- a CDS encoding imm11 family protein yields the protein MPQRAVLTLCLLLLLPLPVRAVPPDVESRLHVLESVAVREHHGPPYGRGLVLTFKHLPPDPALTRFSVEDARAFVAAMEAAFRFPMDVVTAGPLFGSSANMRHPARYFRLIDDVHIPGRWHVKGPRDEQGQQVIPWRLHQGLVFATEKPLVLLLGQQGHALDFSLTGLNVPVVNGRFVALCERLGIQHEVQFIPARVEEHPEPYFVLNPLRVIKCIDESRCEEVTFWEPRHGVPEKVGHYRNVVGMKVDPEKIGDANIFRPWGWQGALIVSERFKLALEEEGLSGLGFMEV
- the dgt gene encoding dGTP triphosphohydrolase is translated as MSTQRTDRWRQLLSTHRVGNPQHRAPAPDSADERTEFDKDYDRIVFSSAFRSLHDKTQVFPLSTSDYTRTRLTHSIEASCVGRSLGQLAGRGLRAQDVEVDPSCLGTIVAAACLAHDIGNPPFGHSGEAAIQHWVERNFQRFVPVEKQDAKHPFATEGEWKDLASFEGNAQGFRILNRLQSRNRDGGLRYTVATVGAMSKYPRPSVLPRGRDRDKARISEKKFGFFQDDAQLAREVYGKLGLVEREPYVFSRHPLAFLVEAADDICYAIIDLEDSGKLGLIPMETVCSLMEDVAALQPSFKPLKDRVDWESRLGRARAGAIFALIQECVTAFAEHVIAMEAGSFEQSLVSARPEAGERLKTITNITREKGYWSERVLQIEAAGFRTLGGLLDRFAPAVLADRPNREEEKLRQLLPLEFFQRPGPYVESRKEAIERLNPYQRLLCVTDYVSGMTDGFAVDLYQRLSGIKLPG